The following proteins are co-located in the Brachybacterium sacelli genome:
- a CDS encoding Ppx/GppA phosphatase family protein has translation MSLSAPVAAIDCGTNSIRLLIARRDPTTGALVDLERRLEMVRLGLGVDRTGRFDPVAIERTLGAARGYQELITHHGVAPRDVRFVATSATRDAANREVFIGGIEQILGVRPEVITGDEEAALSFRGAVSTVDGLPEGPRLVVDIGGGSTELVLGTETPTHRISLDIGSVRLTERHLATDPPTAAEIAAATVDIDALLDEAAAAVPLQRATALVGVAGTVTTITAVAEGLQDYRPDVTHGATLQIEDVERECRDLLSRTRVQRAEHRLIHPGRIDVIGAGALIWSRIMQRVAAASGITQTRTSEHDILDGIALDLLDHVG, from the coding sequence ATGAGCCTGTCAGCGCCGGTCGCCGCCATCGACTGCGGCACCAACTCCATCCGTCTGCTCATCGCCCGCCGCGACCCGACCACCGGTGCGCTCGTCGACCTCGAACGGCGCCTGGAGATGGTCCGCCTGGGCCTGGGCGTGGACCGCACCGGCCGCTTCGACCCCGTGGCGATCGAGCGCACGCTCGGGGCGGCCCGGGGTTACCAGGAGCTCATCACCCACCACGGGGTCGCCCCACGGGACGTGCGCTTCGTCGCGACCTCCGCCACGCGCGACGCCGCCAACCGGGAGGTGTTCATCGGCGGCATCGAGCAGATCCTCGGTGTCCGCCCCGAGGTGATCACCGGCGACGAGGAGGCGGCTCTCTCCTTCCGCGGCGCCGTCAGCACGGTCGACGGACTGCCCGAGGGACCGCGCCTGGTGGTCGACATCGGAGGCGGCTCCACCGAGCTCGTGCTCGGCACGGAGACCCCCACCCACCGCATCAGCCTGGACATCGGTTCGGTCCGCCTCACCGAGCGGCACCTGGCCACCGACCCGCCCACGGCCGCGGAGATCGCCGCAGCCACCGTCGACATCGACGCCCTGCTCGACGAGGCCGCGGCGGCGGTGCCGCTCCAGCGTGCGACCGCACTGGTCGGCGTCGCCGGCACCGTGACCACCATCACGGCCGTGGCCGAGGGCCTGCAGGACTATCGACCCGACGTCACCCACGGCGCGACCCTGCAGATCGAGGACGTCGAGCGGGAGTGTCGTGACCTGCTCTCGCGCACCCGCGTCCAGCGCGCGGAGCACCGGCTGATCCACCCCGGTCGCATCGACGTGATCGGCGCCGGGGCACTGATCTGGTCGCGGATCATGCAGCGGGTGGCTGCGGCCTCCGGGATCACGCAGACCCGCACCAGCGAGCACGACATCCTCGACGGAATCGCCCTGGACCTGCTGGATCACGTGGGCTGA
- a CDS encoding 50S ribosomal protein L25/general stress protein Ctc — protein sequence MAEKLNVELREGFGKGAARRLRAEQRVPAVLYGHGEAPIHLSLPGHETALAARNPNALLELALADGTQHLALIKEIQRHPLKRSLTHLDLITVRRGEKVEVDIPVSVSGEPVAPAIAVVDLQALTLSVDALHVPEHVEISVEEAEDGFQLFAGDVTLPGDAELVTDAELLVVSVQTPRVEEEPETEESEEGAVASDEESTEGSEESSEQE from the coding sequence ATGGCTGAGAAGCTGAACGTCGAGCTGCGCGAAGGCTTCGGCAAGGGCGCTGCCCGCCGTCTCCGCGCCGAGCAGCGCGTCCCCGCCGTCCTGTACGGCCACGGCGAGGCCCCGATCCACCTCTCCCTGCCGGGCCACGAGACCGCACTCGCCGCTCGTAATCCCAACGCCCTGCTCGAGCTCGCGCTCGCCGACGGCACCCAGCACCTGGCCCTCATCAAGGAGATCCAACGTCACCCGCTCAAGCGGAGCCTGACCCACCTCGACCTGATCACCGTCCGTCGTGGCGAGAAGGTCGAGGTCGACATCCCGGTCTCCGTCTCCGGCGAGCCCGTCGCCCCGGCCATCGCCGTCGTCGACCTGCAGGCCCTGACCCTCTCCGTCGACGCGCTCCACGTCCCCGAGCACGTCGAGATCTCGGTCGAGGAGGCCGAGGACGGCTTCCAGCTCTTCGCCGGCGACGTCACCCTGCCGGGCGACGCGGAGCTGGTCACCGACGCCGAGCTGCTCGTCGTCTCCGTCCAGACCCCGCGCGTCGAGGAGGAGCCCGAGACCGAGGAGTCCGAGGAGGGCGCCGTGGCCTCGGACGAGGAGAGCACCGAGGGTTCCGAGGAGTCCTCCGAGCAGGAGTGA
- a CDS encoding DUF501 domain-containing protein produces MTALPPLPYDTPADEHDLAVMRQQLGRDMRGVVSIARRCGCGRPAVVRTAPRLEDGTPFPTSFYLTLPWLTLVLSRLEATGAMAELTDRLSGEEGLAAGYRRAHERYLARRAEIGEAEEVRHVSAGGMPTRVKCLHALAGQALAEGPGVNPVADRVLAGLDGVIPELVCRCESAEAGAGPDPEARGEGEAR; encoded by the coding sequence GTGACAGCACTCCCTCCTCTTCCCTACGACACCCCCGCGGACGAGCACGATCTGGCGGTGATGCGGCAGCAGCTGGGGCGGGACATGCGCGGGGTGGTCTCCATCGCTCGCCGCTGCGGCTGCGGCCGCCCCGCCGTGGTCCGCACCGCACCCCGGCTGGAGGACGGCACCCCCTTCCCCACCTCGTTCTACCTCACGCTCCCGTGGCTCACCCTGGTCCTCTCCCGGCTCGAGGCCACCGGCGCCATGGCCGAGCTCACCGACCGGCTCAGCGGCGAGGAGGGGCTGGCCGCGGGATACCGCCGCGCCCATGAGCGCTATCTCGCCCGCCGCGCGGAGATCGGGGAGGCCGAGGAGGTCCGCCACGTCAGCGCGGGCGGCATGCCCACCCGGGTGAAATGCCTCCATGCCCTGGCGGGGCAGGCACTGGCCGAGGGCCCGGGCGTCAACCCAGTCGCCGACCGGGTGCTCGCCGGGCTCGACGGCGTGATCCCCGAGCTGGTCTGCCGCTGCGAGAGCGCGGAGGCCGGGGCCGGCCCCGACCCCGAGGCCCGCGGAGAGGGGGAGGCACGATGA
- the eno gene encoding phosphopyruvate hydratase, giving the protein MAALIDAVHAREILDSRGNPTVEVEILLSDGIVARAAVPSGASTGAFEAVERRDGDKNRYLGKGVEEAVSAVITDIQPKILGMDVQEQRAIDAAMIELDGTANKGTLGANAVLGVSLAVARAAADSAGVPLYQYVGGPNAHILPVPMMNILNGGSHADSNVDIQEFMIAPIGAETFSEALRVGAEVYHALKGVLKERGLATGLGDEGGFAPNLDSNRAALDLIVEAIGRAGFEAGKDVALALDVAASEFFADGAYTFEGEKKTSAQMIDYYAELVDAYPLVSIEDPLDEDDWEGWKAMTDRVGSRIQLVGDDLFVTNPERLGRGIAEGSANALLVKVNQIGSLSETLDAVDLAHRAGFKAMMSHRSGETEDTTIADLAVATNCGQIKSGAPARGERVAKYNQLLRIEEELDDAARYAGAAAFPRFTRFSA; this is encoded by the coding sequence ATGGCCGCTCTGATCGATGCCGTTCACGCCCGCGAGATCCTCGATTCCCGAGGCAATCCCACCGTCGAGGTGGAGATCCTCCTGTCCGACGGCATCGTGGCCCGTGCCGCGGTGCCCTCCGGCGCCTCCACCGGCGCCTTCGAGGCGGTCGAGCGTCGCGACGGCGACAAGAACCGTTACCTGGGCAAGGGCGTCGAGGAGGCCGTCTCGGCGGTCATCACCGACATCCAGCCCAAGATCCTGGGCATGGACGTCCAGGAGCAGCGCGCGATCGACGCCGCGATGATCGAGCTCGACGGCACCGCGAACAAGGGGACCCTCGGCGCCAACGCCGTCCTCGGCGTCTCCCTCGCCGTGGCCCGTGCCGCCGCCGACTCGGCGGGCGTGCCGCTGTACCAGTACGTCGGTGGTCCCAACGCCCACATCCTGCCGGTGCCGATGATGAACATCCTCAACGGCGGCTCCCACGCGGACTCCAACGTCGACATCCAGGAGTTCATGATCGCCCCGATCGGGGCGGAGACCTTCAGCGAGGCGCTGCGCGTCGGCGCCGAGGTCTACCACGCCCTCAAGGGCGTGCTCAAGGAGCGCGGGCTGGCCACCGGACTCGGCGACGAGGGCGGCTTCGCCCCGAACCTCGACTCCAACCGGGCGGCCCTCGACCTGATCGTCGAGGCCATCGGCCGCGCGGGCTTCGAGGCGGGCAAGGACGTGGCCCTGGCCCTGGACGTGGCCGCCTCCGAGTTCTTCGCCGACGGTGCCTACACCTTCGAGGGCGAGAAGAAGACCTCGGCCCAGATGATCGACTACTACGCCGAGCTGGTCGACGCGTACCCGCTGGTCTCCATCGAGGACCCGCTGGACGAGGACGACTGGGAGGGCTGGAAGGCCATGACCGACCGCGTCGGGTCGAGGATCCAGCTCGTCGGCGACGACCTGTTCGTCACCAACCCGGAGCGTCTGGGTCGCGGCATCGCCGAGGGCTCCGCGAACGCCCTGCTGGTGAAGGTCAACCAGATCGGTTCGCTGTCGGAGACCCTCGACGCCGTGGACCTCGCGCACCGTGCGGGCTTCAAGGCCATGATGTCCCACCGCTCCGGCGAGACCGAGGACACCACGATCGCCGATCTCGCCGTGGCCACCAACTGCGGCCAGATCAAGTCGGGCGCCCCGGCCCGTGGCGAGCGCGTGGCCAAGTACAACCAGCTGCTGCGCATCGAGGAGGAGCTGGACGACGCCGCGCGCTACGCGGGCGCGGCAGCATTCCCCCGCTTCACGCGTTTCTCCGCCTGA
- a CDS encoding ribose-phosphate diphosphokinase: protein MSGIVTTGEKRLVLASGRAHSVLAQEVAEELGVEVLPMDAWDFANGEIYVRYGESVRGTDVFVLQSHPAPINTWVMEHLIMIDALKRASAKRITAIAPSFPYARQDKKHRGREPISARLVADMYETAGIDRMISVDLHAPQVQGYFNRPLDHLMALPILADYIQKKYGEEDIAVVSPDAGRIRVAEQWAKKLGGVNLAFIHKSRDSTRPNQAVAKRVIGDVEGKTCILVDDMIDTAGTIVQASDALIANGANSVIIATTHAILSDPATERLKSSSVREVVCTNTLPVPAEKQFDRLTQLSIAPLLARAIRAVFDDGSVTSLFDGEV from the coding sequence ATGAGCGGAATCGTCACCACGGGGGAGAAGCGGCTGGTCCTCGCCTCGGGCAGGGCCCATTCGGTCCTCGCGCAGGAGGTTGCCGAGGAACTCGGCGTCGAGGTGCTCCCCATGGACGCCTGGGACTTCGCCAACGGGGAGATCTACGTGCGCTACGGCGAGTCCGTGCGCGGCACCGACGTCTTCGTGCTGCAGTCGCATCCCGCGCCCATCAACACGTGGGTGATGGAGCACTTGATCATGATCGACGCGCTCAAGCGCGCGTCGGCCAAGCGGATCACCGCGATCGCCCCGAGCTTTCCGTACGCCCGCCAGGACAAGAAGCACCGCGGCCGCGAACCGATCTCCGCCCGGCTGGTCGCCGACATGTACGAGACCGCCGGCATCGACCGCATGATCTCCGTCGACCTCCACGCGCCGCAGGTGCAGGGCTACTTCAACCGCCCGCTCGACCACCTGATGGCGCTGCCGATCCTGGCCGATTACATCCAGAAGAAGTACGGCGAGGAGGACATCGCCGTGGTCTCCCCGGATGCCGGTCGGATCCGCGTGGCCGAGCAGTGGGCCAAGAAGCTCGGTGGCGTGAACCTCGCCTTCATCCACAAGTCCCGGGATTCCACGCGACCCAACCAGGCCGTCGCCAAGCGCGTGATCGGCGACGTCGAGGGCAAGACCTGCATCCTGGTCGACGACATGATCGACACCGCCGGCACGATCGTGCAGGCTTCCGATGCCCTGATCGCGAACGGGGCGAACTCGGTGATCATCGCGACCACGCACGCGATCCTCTCGGACCCCGCGACCGAGCGGCTCAAGAGCAGCTCGGTGCGCGAGGTCGTGTGCACCAATACCCTGCCGGTCCCCGCCGAGAAGCAGTTCGACCGCCTCACCCAGCTGTCGATCGCCCCGCTGCTGGCGCGGGCGATCCGGGCAGTCTTCGACGACGGCTCCGTCACCAGCCTGTTCGACGGTGAAGTCTGA
- a CDS encoding MazG nucleotide pyrophosphohydrolase domain-containing protein: MSDEQTGDRTSDPTGNQPGDTCGEPAPRGTALLRAVEVMDALRASDGDAWTHQQTHASLARYLLEETHEVLEVIDDPTAHGPGALADELGDLLFQILFHARIGRGEEPAWDVDDVARCFVAKMERRNPHIFSAQREQALTDHEDVKEIIAQWHAVKAAERRASGTGPRGWADGIPARLPALQTAAKIVHRARSDGKLEQLLVAADVAADAPDAAQWGGDLGRALLDLVVAAEGRDDDPETALRALLARLRMQELGGNAGAGSDEGAGERGSTADGPGSGTEGPTA, encoded by the coding sequence GTGAGCGACGAACAGACCGGGGACCGGACCTCAGACCCGACCGGGAACCAGCCAGGAGACACCTGCGGAGAGCCCGCGCCCCGCGGGACGGCCTTGCTGCGCGCCGTGGAGGTGATGGATGCCCTGCGCGCGTCGGACGGCGACGCCTGGACCCATCAGCAGACGCATGCCTCGCTCGCGAGGTACCTGCTGGAGGAGACCCACGAGGTGCTCGAGGTGATCGACGATCCCACGGCCCACGGCCCCGGCGCGCTGGCCGACGAGCTCGGGGACCTGCTGTTCCAGATCCTCTTCCACGCCCGCATCGGCCGCGGGGAGGAGCCCGCCTGGGACGTCGACGACGTGGCCCGGTGCTTCGTCGCCAAGATGGAGCGGCGCAACCCTCACATCTTCTCCGCGCAGCGGGAGCAGGCGCTGACGGACCACGAGGACGTCAAGGAGATCATCGCGCAGTGGCACGCCGTGAAGGCGGCCGAGCGCCGGGCCTCCGGGACGGGCCCCCGCGGATGGGCCGACGGGATCCCCGCGCGGCTGCCCGCCCTCCAGACCGCGGCCAAGATCGTCCACCGCGCCCGTTCCGACGGGAAGCTCGAGCAGCTGCTGGTCGCCGCCGACGTCGCGGCCGACGCCCCGGACGCCGCCCAGTGGGGCGGTGACCTCGGGCGGGCCCTGCTCGATCTCGTCGTGGCCGCGGAGGGCCGGGACGACGACCCCGAGACCGCCCTGCGGGCGCTGCTCGCGCGGCTGCGCATGCAGGAACTCGGCGGGAACGCGGGCGCGGGCTCGGACGAGGGTGCGGGGGAGCGCGGCAGCACGGCCGACGGTCCGGGGTCGGGCACCGAGGGCCCGACGGCCTAG
- the pth gene encoding aminoacyl-tRNA hydrolase: MTVSDRRHGPHLVVGLGNPGPKYAATRHNIGQMVLDHIADAAGARFAAARRAQAVVVEGCLGLPGADERVVLAKTTTFMNVSGGPVKGLAAYYDIPPERIVVVHDEVDIPFDTLRMKRGGGEGGHNGLRDITKALGTKDYLRVRVGVGRPAGGRDTADHVLAPFSATERKTLELLIADAADAVEAVVLEGLTASQQRFHSKEAR, translated from the coding sequence ATGACCGTGAGCGACCGTCGACACGGGCCGCACCTGGTGGTGGGGCTCGGCAATCCCGGCCCGAAGTATGCCGCGACCCGGCACAACATCGGTCAGATGGTGCTCGACCACATCGCGGACGCTGCGGGGGCCCGCTTCGCGGCCGCACGCCGCGCCCAGGCCGTCGTGGTCGAAGGGTGCCTCGGCCTGCCCGGCGCCGACGAGCGGGTGGTCCTCGCCAAGACCACCACGTTCATGAACGTCTCGGGCGGTCCCGTGAAGGGCCTCGCGGCCTATTACGACATTCCTCCGGAGCGTATCGTCGTCGTCCACGACGAGGTCGACATCCCCTTCGACACCCTGCGGATGAAGCGTGGTGGCGGAGAGGGCGGGCACAACGGTCTGCGCGACATCACCAAGGCGCTGGGCACCAAGGACTATCTGCGCGTCCGCGTCGGCGTGGGCCGCCCCGCCGGAGGGCGGGACACCGCCGACCACGTCCTCGCCCCGTTCTCCGCGACCGAGCGCAAGACCCTCGAGCTGCTGATCGCGGACGCCGCCGATGCGGTGGAGGCCGTGGTCCTCGAGGGCCTCACCGCCTCCCAGCAGCGATTCCACTCCAAAGAGGCACGATGA
- the mfd gene encoding transcription-repair coupling factor encodes MTTNTLPATATRAPLRPLLEQLADGRDLTALRDLVEEGSSSGEGGSIVAATGLFPFAVADLARRATAENPLVVVTPTTRALQDLRAALSVLIGIEHVAELPAWETLPHERLSPRADTVAARLATLRRIAHPESEDPVHVLLMPVRSLLQPIAKGLGDLRAVRAAVGDVHPLDDLVRDLADAAYARVDMVEKRGEFAVRGGILDVFPPTEPHPVRVDLFGDEIDDVRYFSVADQRSLDPAPRGLDAPPCREILLTPAVRERARTAAEELPGARDLLLRIADGIAADGMESLSPVLVDGMEQVADVLPAGARFLVLDPERARARAEELVATTDEFLAAAWSSAAAGGGLPLDVGAASFVPLAEAKGHAREGGRPWFTLAAFGLDADVDLTTGARTHPGYSGKPGDAAKDLETRRADGWSVVATMVGPGGARHVAENLRAEGMPAVFAPDLEGPVAGGEAVVTVGPFPDGLVVEDLRLVLASERDLTGKSGARRGEERKMPSRRRNVVDPLQLRPGDHVVHAHHGVGRFVEMTSRTVGTGAKRTTREYLVIEYAPSKKGHPGDRLYVPSDQLDQVTKYVGGEEPSVNRMGGADWAKTKSRARKAIREIADELVRLYSARQSAPGHPFGPDTPWQRELEDAFEFVETPDQLSTLDDVKSDMEKTVPMDRLILGDVGYGKTEIAVRAAFKAVQDGKQVAVLAPTTLLAQQHLDTFAERYIGFPVTVRGLSRFQSPADSERTIEGIADGSVDIVIGTHRLLTGNVRFKDLGLLIVDEEQRFGVEHKETLKALRTDVDVLAMSATPIPRTLEMAVTGIREMSILATPPEERHPVLTYVGAQEDKQVTAAIRRELLREGQVFYIHNRVEDIDRVAAHLRELVPDARVQVAHGKMNEAQLERVIIDFWERDFDVLVCTTIVETGLDIANANTLIVENADKFGLSQLHQLRGRVGRSSERAYAYFLYNASKPLTETAHDRLTTLATNTDLGAGMQVAMKDLEIRGAGNLLGGEQSGHIAGVGFDLYVRMVGEAVAAFRGESAAPEKEIRVELPLDAHVPHDYIGSERLRLEAYSKLSAVREVSEIDQIRAELTDRYGAPPEPVEVLLDVARFRIDARTAGVDEVQAQGKMIRFAHLEVPDSAAMRMKRLYPGTLLKPATRQVLVPRPMTSRFGGTELRDHELLEWARQVLRTLVPAAADAMTPPTIEGTAQ; translated from the coding sequence ATGACCACGAACACGCTTCCCGCCACGGCGACCCGCGCCCCGCTGCGCCCGCTGCTCGAGCAGCTGGCCGACGGACGCGACCTCACCGCCCTGCGCGACCTCGTCGAGGAGGGCTCGAGCTCCGGCGAGGGCGGCAGCATCGTCGCCGCGACCGGGCTGTTCCCCTTCGCCGTCGCCGACCTCGCCCGTCGCGCCACCGCGGAGAACCCGCTCGTGGTCGTCACCCCGACCACCCGCGCGCTCCAGGACCTCCGGGCGGCGCTGTCGGTGCTGATCGGCATCGAGCACGTCGCCGAGCTGCCCGCCTGGGAGACGCTCCCGCACGAGCGTCTGTCCCCTCGCGCGGACACCGTCGCGGCCCGATTGGCCACCCTGCGACGGATCGCCCATCCCGAGTCCGAGGACCCGGTGCACGTGCTGCTGATGCCGGTGCGCTCACTGCTGCAGCCGATCGCGAAGGGCCTCGGCGACCTGCGGGCGGTGCGCGCCGCCGTCGGCGACGTCCATCCCCTCGACGACCTCGTGCGTGACCTCGCAGACGCCGCCTACGCGCGCGTGGACATGGTCGAGAAGCGCGGCGAGTTCGCGGTGCGCGGCGGGATCCTCGACGTCTTCCCGCCCACCGAGCCGCACCCGGTCCGCGTGGACCTCTTCGGCGACGAGATCGACGACGTGCGCTACTTCTCCGTGGCCGATCAGCGGTCCCTGGACCCGGCCCCGCGCGGGCTCGACGCCCCGCCGTGCCGCGAGATCCTGCTGACCCCGGCGGTGCGCGAGCGCGCCCGCACCGCGGCCGAGGAGCTGCCCGGAGCCCGCGACCTGCTGCTGCGCATCGCCGACGGGATCGCCGCCGACGGCATGGAGTCGCTCAGCCCGGTCCTGGTCGACGGCATGGAGCAGGTCGCCGACGTCCTCCCCGCCGGGGCCCGCTTCCTGGTGCTCGATCCCGAGCGCGCCCGCGCCCGCGCCGAGGAGCTGGTCGCCACCACCGACGAGTTCCTCGCCGCCGCCTGGTCCAGCGCCGCGGCCGGGGGAGGCCTGCCCCTCGACGTGGGTGCGGCGAGCTTCGTACCGCTGGCCGAGGCGAAGGGCCATGCTCGCGAGGGCGGACGCCCGTGGTTCACCCTTGCCGCTTTCGGCCTGGACGCCGACGTCGACCTCACCACCGGCGCCCGCACCCATCCCGGGTACTCCGGCAAACCGGGAGACGCCGCCAAGGACCTCGAGACGCGACGCGCGGACGGCTGGAGCGTCGTGGCCACCATGGTCGGGCCCGGAGGTGCGCGCCACGTCGCGGAGAACCTCCGCGCCGAGGGCATGCCGGCCGTGTTCGCCCCCGACCTCGAGGGACCGGTCGCCGGCGGCGAGGCGGTCGTGACCGTCGGCCCCTTCCCCGACGGCCTCGTCGTCGAGGACCTGCGACTGGTCCTCGCCTCCGAGCGCGACCTGACGGGCAAGTCCGGGGCCCGCCGCGGCGAGGAGCGCAAGATGCCCTCGCGGCGGCGCAACGTCGTCGACCCGCTGCAGCTGCGGCCCGGCGACCACGTCGTCCATGCCCATCACGGCGTCGGCCGCTTCGTCGAGATGACCAGCCGCACCGTCGGCACCGGTGCGAAGCGCACCACCCGCGAGTACCTGGTCATCGAGTACGCCCCGTCCAAGAAGGGCCATCCCGGGGACCGCCTCTACGTCCCCAGCGACCAGCTCGACCAGGTCACCAAGTACGTGGGCGGCGAGGAGCCGAGCGTCAACCGCATGGGCGGAGCCGACTGGGCGAAGACCAAGTCCCGCGCCCGCAAGGCCATCCGGGAGATCGCCGACGAGTTGGTGCGCCTGTACTCCGCCCGACAGTCCGCCCCCGGTCATCCCTTCGGTCCCGACACCCCGTGGCAGCGTGAGCTCGAGGACGCCTTCGAGTTCGTCGAGACCCCGGATCAGCTCTCCACCCTCGATGACGTCAAGTCCGACATGGAGAAGACCGTCCCGATGGACCGGCTGATCCTCGGCGACGTCGGCTACGGCAAGACCGAGATCGCGGTGCGGGCCGCGTTCAAGGCCGTCCAGGACGGCAAGCAGGTGGCCGTCCTGGCCCCGACCACGCTGCTGGCCCAGCAGCACCTGGACACCTTCGCCGAGAGGTACATCGGATTCCCGGTCACGGTGCGGGGGCTCTCGCGCTTCCAGAGCCCCGCCGACTCCGAGCGGACCATCGAGGGGATCGCCGACGGCAGCGTCGACATCGTCATCGGCACCCACCGTCTGCTGACCGGCAACGTGCGCTTCAAGGACCTCGGTCTGCTGATCGTCGACGAGGAGCAGCGCTTCGGCGTCGAGCACAAGGAGACCCTGAAGGCGCTGCGCACGGACGTCGATGTGCTGGCGATGTCCGCCACCCCGATCCCGCGCACCCTGGAGATGGCCGTCACCGGCATCCGGGAGATGTCGATCCTGGCCACCCCGCCGGAGGAGCGACACCCGGTGCTCACCTACGTGGGCGCCCAGGAGGACAAGCAGGTCACCGCCGCTATCCGCCGTGAGCTGCTGCGCGAGGGCCAGGTCTTCTACATCCACAACCGGGTCGAGGACATCGATCGGGTCGCCGCGCACCTGCGTGAGCTGGTGCCCGACGCCCGGGTCCAGGTCGCCCACGGCAAGATGAACGAGGCGCAGCTGGAGCGGGTCATCATCGACTTCTGGGAGCGCGACTTCGACGTGCTGGTGTGCACCACCATCGTCGAGACCGGGCTGGACATCGCCAACGCCAACACCCTGATCGTCGAGAACGCCGACAAGTTCGGGCTCTCCCAGCTGCATCAGCTGCGCGGTCGCGTCGGACGGTCGAGCGAGCGTGCCTACGCCTACTTCCTCTACAACGCCTCCAAGCCGCTGACGGAGACCGCGCACGATCGCCTCACCACCCTCGCGACCAACACCGACCTCGGTGCCGGCATGCAGGTCGCGATGAAGGACCTCGAGATCCGCGGGGCCGGGAACCTGCTGGGGGGCGAGCAGTCCGGGCACATCGCCGGGGTCGGCTTCGACCTCTACGTGCGCATGGTGGGGGAGGCCGTGGCCGCCTTCCGCGGCGAGTCCGCCGCCCCCGAGAAGGAGATCCGGGTCGAGCTGCCGCTGGACGCCCACGTCCCGCACGACTACATCGGTTCCGAACGACTCCGGCTGGAGGCCTACTCCAAGCTCTCCGCGGTGCGCGAGGTCTCCGAGATCGACCAGATCCGGGCCGAGCTCACCGACCGCTACGGCGCGCCGCCCGAGCCCGTCGAGGTGCTGCTGGACGTGGCGCGCTTCCGGATCGACGCCCGGACGGCCGGCGTGGACGAGGTGCAGGCCCAGGGCAAGATGATCCGCTTCGCCCACCTCGAGGTGCCCGACTCCGCCGCGATGCGGATGAAGCGCCTCTACCCGGGCACCCTGCTCAAGCCCGCCACCCGCCAGGTGCTGGTGCCCCGGCCCATGACCTCCCGCTTCGGCGGCACGGAGCTGCGTGACCACGAGCTGCTGGAGTGGGCCCGTCAGGTGCTGCGCACTCTGGTGCCCGCGGCGGCCGACGCGATGACGCCGCCCACGATCGAGGGCACAGCGCAGTAA
- a CDS encoding septum formation initiator family protein, with protein MSSRRPGAPRSARRPVSASGARRSGARPSARGSGSPSRQAASKGPGASRSRGPAPASRPRSTAPRGPEEDGPGITITRRTLALVALVVIALAALVPTINNYVAQRQQMAELRTQVERQEQDVQTLREEVARWEDPAFVAARARERLLFAMPGETQYRLTDTSGQDVPLTEAEQAAEKAQEGEWYSTLWKSVEGASRLTPEDIPDETGSTDEDVPDEEPADTTDQDPDQ; from the coding sequence ATGAGCAGCAGACGACCGGGTGCCCCGCGATCAGCGAGGCGCCCGGTCTCTGCGTCCGGGGCCCGTCGCTCCGGGGCGAGACCGTCCGCACGCGGTTCCGGCAGCCCCTCGCGCCAGGCCGCGTCGAAGGGCCCGGGTGCCTCCCGCAGTCGCGGTCCGGCCCCCGCCTCCCGTCCTCGCAGCACCGCCCCGCGCGGTCCCGAGGAGGACGGCCCGGGCATCACCATCACCCGTCGCACCCTCGCCCTGGTCGCCCTCGTGGTGATCGCGCTGGCCGCGCTGGTCCCCACGATCAACAACTACGTCGCCCAGCGTCAGCAGATGGCGGAGCTGCGCACCCAGGTCGAACGCCAGGAGCAGGACGTTCAGACTCTGCGCGAGGAGGTCGCCCGCTGGGAGGACCCGGCCTTCGTCGCCGCCCGTGCCCGCGAGCGGCTGCTCTTCGCGATGCCGGGGGAGACCCAGTACCGCCTCACCGACACGTCCGGGCAGGACGTCCCCCTCACCGAGGCGGAGCAGGCCGCGGAGAAGGCTCAGGAAGGTGAGTGGTACTCGACCCTCTGGAAGAGCGTCGAGGGTGCCAGCCGTCTGACCCCCGAGGACATCCCCGACGAGACCGGATCCACCGACGAGGACGTCCCCGACGAAGAACCCGCCGACACCACCGACCAGGACCCCGACCAGTGA